A stretch of the bacterium genome encodes the following:
- a CDS encoding helix-turn-helix transcriptional regulator, translating to MIEKAAWYEEMRKGFENDPDYWAEGLKLDFAEEVGRLMEEQKVSRAELARRLGTSPAYVTKILHWTANLTLTSMSKIALAFGSRVHLSLAPKNAPSGRRVAVVPATRRRVRRSELASPHPAQSVAADRPSRARQHDFIASDKPARARRQGGKE from the coding sequence ATGATAGAAAAGGCCGCGTGGTATGAGGAAATGAGGAAGGGCTTCGAAAACGACCCTGACTACTGGGCTGAGGGGTTGAAGCTCGACTTTGCCGAGGAAGTGGGCCGGCTGATGGAAGAGCAGAAGGTCAGCCGAGCCGAACTTGCGCGCAGACTCGGCACTTCGCCTGCTTACGTCACGAAGATTCTGCACTGGACTGCGAACCTGACCCTGACAAGCATGTCCAAGATCGCCCTGGCATTCGGCTCCAGGGTTCATCTCAGCCTCGCGCCCAAGAACGCTCCTTCCGGCAGGCGTGTGGCCGTGGTTCCCGCAACCCGCAGGCGCGTGCGACGGAGCGAGTTGGCTTCGCCCCACCCGGCGCAGAGCGTGGCTGCTGACCGACCCTCTCGCGCCAGGCAGCATGACTTCATCGCCTCCGACAAACCAGCCCGCGCCCGGCGTCAGGGCGGCAAGGAATGA
- a CDS encoding type II toxin-antitoxin system RelE/ParE family toxin: MDLLFGGAARDVYALAVNERCATRDCICDLQTRSQARVYRMLERLAEHGQVGREQHLVRRLEGNVFELKERESSTRLSGFFHGARVVVCTHGTRKPAGKAAYRTEIDKVKRLHQMCIDEGVLD, encoded by the coding sequence TTGGATTTGCTGTTCGGCGGGGCTGCACGAGACGTGTACGCGCTGGCGGTCAACGAACGCTGTGCTACCCGGGACTGCATCTGCGACCTGCAGACGCGCTCGCAGGCACGCGTATACCGGATGCTGGAACGACTGGCCGAGCATGGACAGGTCGGCCGCGAGCAGCACCTCGTCCGACGTCTGGAAGGCAACGTCTTCGAGTTGAAGGAACGCGAATCCAGCACGAGATTGTCCGGCTTCTTCCACGGCGCCCGCGTGGTGGTCTGCACCCACGGCACCCGGAAGCCCGCGGGCAAGGCGGCGTATCGAACTGAGATAGACAAGGTGAAACGGCTGCATCAGATGTGCATTGACGAAGGAGTTCTAGATTGA
- a CDS encoding helix-turn-helix transcriptional regulator, translating into MTERAEWIRRLGEKLEQNPVYWTEYLKLEFAEELSRLMDERGLTKTDLATKLGCSRAYITKIFNITFNPTIETLAKIALAFDARVDLKLVPRDAPSGKRAVAAPATHRRERRPEFAAADRPARAKRNEFVASDKPRREDRGERNEG; encoded by the coding sequence TTGACCGAACGGGCAGAGTGGATCCGCAGGCTCGGCGAGAAGCTGGAGCAGAACCCGGTCTATTGGACGGAGTACCTGAAGCTGGAGTTTGCCGAGGAACTCAGCCGGCTGATGGACGAACGCGGACTCACCAAGACCGACCTCGCGACGAAGCTCGGCTGCTCGCGTGCGTACATCACGAAGATATTCAACATCACGTTCAACCCGACCATCGAGACCCTGGCCAAGATTGCGCTGGCGTTCGACGCGCGAGTCGATCTCAAGTTGGTTCCCAGAGATGCTCCTTCGGGCAAGCGCGCAGTTGCGGCCCCAGCAACCCACCGCCGCGAACGCCGGCCCGAATTCGCTGCCGCTGACCGACCTGCTCGCGCCAAGCGGAATGAGTTTGTCGCCTCCGACAAACCAAGGAGGGAGGATCGAGGAGAGAGGAATGAGGGCTGA
- a CDS encoding GNAT family N-acetyltransferase, with translation MFEPFTRAYWPDVARFARRLPNFDYVKTIVRLHLDEKRPGGCYVWRTDGRIAAFCGLNYLNPDDAWLYGMRVAPSFHNRGIATRFTRALITTAGRDGRSWVGLNTNDRASHRPVFRIAEKLGMKLEGIYCNDGLWSLRRRLAVPRLRHHPDIFGEFLKRGRTTVFHDAPGWFWSRLLPARREWVNANGYVLHGIPLHVTRRTHPEHKKSATINLLELPPDPKRLLASLLAFAQGRNWIVVNYPLEWKRTVRSAWQEMVPTLRRDHHYSSAERVYGKYLCDSGDAIRDS, from the coding sequence ATGTTTGAGCCTTTCACACGTGCCTATTGGCCCGACGTCGCGCGATTTGCCCGGCGCCTGCCGAATTTCGACTACGTGAAGACGATCGTGCGCCTGCATCTCGATGAAAAGCGTCCGGGCGGCTGCTATGTCTGGCGAACCGACGGGCGCATCGCCGCATTCTGCGGCCTCAACTACCTGAACCCGGACGACGCCTGGCTCTATGGCATGCGGGTCGCCCCGTCTTTTCACAACCGCGGAATTGCCACCCGGTTCACGCGGGCGCTGATAACGACAGCCGGCCGCGACGGCAGATCCTGGGTGGGACTCAATACCAATGATCGAGCTTCTCACCGACCGGTCTTTAGAATCGCGGAGAAACTGGGCATGAAGCTGGAGGGCATCTATTGCAACGACGGCCTCTGGTCTCTGCGTCGCCGGCTCGCCGTCCCGCGGCTCAGGCATCATCCTGACATCTTTGGTGAATTCCTGAAACGGGGCCGGACCACGGTTTTCCACGACGCGCCCGGCTGGTTCTGGTCCAGATTACTCCCGGCCCGACGCGAGTGGGTCAATGCCAACGGCTATGTCCTGCATGGCATCCCTCTGCACGTAACCCGCCGCACCCATCCAGAACACAAGAAGTCGGCGACCATCAACCTGCTTGAGCTTCCGCCTGACCCGAAGCGACTGCTGGCAAGTCTGCTCGCCTTTGCTCAAGGCCGAAACTGGATCGTCGTGAACTACCCGCTGGAATGGAAACGCACCGTTCGCTCTGCCTGGCAGGAGATGGTGCCGACTCTCCGCCGGGATCACCACTACTCAAGCGCTGAACGGGTGTATGGGAAGTACCTGTGTGATTCCGGGGACGCAATAAGAGATTCCTGA